From Dasypus novemcinctus isolate mDasNov1 chromosome 11, mDasNov1.1.hap2, whole genome shotgun sequence, one genomic window encodes:
- the COQ3 gene encoding ubiquinone biosynthesis O-methyltransferase, mitochondrial isoform X1, which produces MFFSENQPSWTLPWVFNEYRTMWHKSCRMTFACLKRMKCYRYPWTRLYSTAQSTVDSTEVKTFQALAHRWWDEQGVYAPLHSMNDLRVPFIRDNVLKTVANHQPGKPLSGMKILDVGCGGGLLTEPLGRLGASVTGIDPVDENIKTAKSHKSFDPVLDSRIEYRVCSLEEITEEAKEIFDAVVASEVVEHVINVETFIQCCYQVLKPGGSLFITTINKTQLSYALGIVFAEQIAGFVQKGTHTWEKFVSPEKLESILESNGLSVQTVVGMLYNPLSGYWHWTENTSMNYAAHAVKPKVQEPPVLTEYVPKGETKEC; this is translated from the exons tttttttcagAAAATCAGCCTAGTTGGACTCTGCCATGGGTTTTCAATGAATACCGAACCATGTGGCACAAATCCTGTAGGATGACCTTCGCctgtttaaaaagaatgaaatgttaCAG GTACCCTTGGACAAGACTGTACAGCACTGCACAAAGCACTGTGGACAGCACTGAGGTGAAAACCTTCCAGGCCCTCGCTCACCGGTGGTGGGATGAGCAAGGAGTATATGCACCTCTTCATTCTATGAATGACCTGAGGGTGCCATTTATTAG agacaatgtTTTGAAAACAGTTGCTAATCACCAGCCAGGAAAACCGTTGTCTGGGATGAAGATTCTTGATGTTGGCTGTGGTGGTGGATTGCTAACTGAA CCTCTAGGGCGGCTTGGGGCCTCAGTTACTGGAATTGATCCTGTGGATGAGAACATTAAAACAGCAAAGAGTCATAAATCATTTGATCCAGTCCTGGATTCGAGAATAGAGTACAGAGTGTGTTCCCTGGAAGAGATTACAGAAGAGGCCAAAGAAATATTTGATGCTGTCGTAGCTTCCGAAGTTGTAGAACATGTGATTAATGTAGAAACATTTATACAGTGCTGCTATCAAGTGTTAAAA cCTGGTGGTTCTTTATTCATTACTACAATCAACAAAACACAACTGTCCTATGCCTTAGGAATTGTTTTTGCAGAGCAAATTGCAGGTTTTGTACAGAAAGGTACTCATACATGGGAGAAGTTTGTTTCACCTGAAAAGCTAGAGAGTATTCTGGAATCAA atggtCTGTCAGTTCAAACTGTGGTAGGAATGCTCTACAACCCTCTCTCAGGCTACTGGCATTGGACTGAAAATACCAGCATGAACTATGCAGCTCATGCAGTCAAACCCAAGGTGCAGGAACCTCCAGTGCTTACAGAGTATGTTCCAAAGGGGGAGACCAAAGAGTGCTGA
- the COQ3 gene encoding ubiquinone biosynthesis O-methyltransferase, mitochondrial isoform X2 — protein MWHKSCRMTFACLKRMKCYRYPWTRLYSTAQSTVDSTEVKTFQALAHRWWDEQGVYAPLHSMNDLRVPFIRDNVLKTVANHQPGKPLSGMKILDVGCGGGLLTEPLGRLGASVTGIDPVDENIKTAKSHKSFDPVLDSRIEYRVCSLEEITEEAKEIFDAVVASEVVEHVINVETFIQCCYQVLKPGGSLFITTINKTQLSYALGIVFAEQIAGFVQKGTHTWEKFVSPEKLESILESNGLSVQTVVGMLYNPLSGYWHWTENTSMNYAAHAVKPKVQEPPVLTEYVPKGETKEC, from the exons ATGTGGCACAAATCCTGTAGGATGACCTTCGCctgtttaaaaagaatgaaatgttaCAG GTACCCTTGGACAAGACTGTACAGCACTGCACAAAGCACTGTGGACAGCACTGAGGTGAAAACCTTCCAGGCCCTCGCTCACCGGTGGTGGGATGAGCAAGGAGTATATGCACCTCTTCATTCTATGAATGACCTGAGGGTGCCATTTATTAG agacaatgtTTTGAAAACAGTTGCTAATCACCAGCCAGGAAAACCGTTGTCTGGGATGAAGATTCTTGATGTTGGCTGTGGTGGTGGATTGCTAACTGAA CCTCTAGGGCGGCTTGGGGCCTCAGTTACTGGAATTGATCCTGTGGATGAGAACATTAAAACAGCAAAGAGTCATAAATCATTTGATCCAGTCCTGGATTCGAGAATAGAGTACAGAGTGTGTTCCCTGGAAGAGATTACAGAAGAGGCCAAAGAAATATTTGATGCTGTCGTAGCTTCCGAAGTTGTAGAACATGTGATTAATGTAGAAACATTTATACAGTGCTGCTATCAAGTGTTAAAA cCTGGTGGTTCTTTATTCATTACTACAATCAACAAAACACAACTGTCCTATGCCTTAGGAATTGTTTTTGCAGAGCAAATTGCAGGTTTTGTACAGAAAGGTACTCATACATGGGAGAAGTTTGTTTCACCTGAAAAGCTAGAGAGTATTCTGGAATCAA atggtCTGTCAGTTCAAACTGTGGTAGGAATGCTCTACAACCCTCTCTCAGGCTACTGGCATTGGACTGAAAATACCAGCATGAACTATGCAGCTCATGCAGTCAAACCCAAGGTGCAGGAACCTCCAGTGCTTACAGAGTATGTTCCAAAGGGGGAGACCAAAGAGTGCTGA